One genomic window of Leptotrichia shahii includes the following:
- a CDS encoding aminopeptidase, which yields MNNFEEKLNKYAEVIVKIGANVQKGQKVWVNCTTDSLPLVYKVTELAYKEGASDVHVKLTDDKLSRLHAEYQSKEVYSYIPQWAIDERNDYLDNNVVFIHILSSSPNLFAGIDPAKLGALAKNAGEAYKHYRTCIMTDVNSWTIASYPSADWAKLVFPDEIDADAAQEKLLDAILKTVRVDKADPVKAWEEHRQNLTEKAEFLNSKNFVALHYTSKGTDLTVGLPKNHIWVAAGSVNAKGADFLPNMPTEEVFTAGDRDRVDGYVSNKKPLSYQGNIIDNFKLTFKDGKVVDFEAEQGYEILKQLLDTDEGSRRIGEVALVPNDSPISNSGLLYYQTLFDENASNHLALGAAYPTNVKNGTKMTEDELKEAHINQSISHVDFMIGDSEMDIDGILEDGTRIPVFRKGNWAF from the coding sequence ATGAACAACTTTGAAGAAAAATTAAATAAATATGCAGAAGTAATTGTAAAAATTGGTGCAAATGTGCAAAAAGGGCAGAAAGTATGGGTAAACTGCACAACTGACTCGTTGCCATTAGTTTATAAAGTTACGGAATTGGCTTATAAAGAGGGTGCGAGTGATGTTCATGTTAAATTGACAGATGATAAATTGTCAAGACTTCATGCTGAATATCAGTCAAAAGAAGTCTATTCATACATTCCTCAATGGGCGATTGACGAGAGAAATGATTATCTTGATAATAATGTAGTGTTTATCCATATTTTAAGCAGTTCTCCAAATTTATTTGCAGGAATTGATCCAGCAAAATTGGGAGCATTGGCAAAAAATGCTGGGGAAGCCTACAAACATTATAGAACATGTATTATGACAGATGTAAATTCATGGACAATTGCAAGTTATCCTTCAGCAGATTGGGCAAAACTTGTATTTCCTGATGAAATAGATGCTGATGCCGCACAGGAAAAATTGCTTGATGCGATATTGAAAACTGTAAGAGTTGATAAAGCTGATCCAGTTAAGGCTTGGGAGGAACATAGACAGAATTTAACTGAAAAAGCTGAATTTTTGAATAGCAAAAATTTCGTGGCACTTCATTATACTTCAAAAGGAACTGACTTGACAGTTGGACTTCCTAAAAATCATATTTGGGTAGCGGCTGGAAGCGTGAATGCGAAAGGAGCCGATTTCCTGCCTAATATGCCGACAGAGGAAGTGTTTACAGCTGGAGACAGAGATCGTGTGGATGGTTATGTTTCTAATAAAAAGCCGCTTTCGTATCAAGGAAATATTATTGATAATTTCAAATTGACTTTTAAAGACGGAAAAGTTGTAGATTTTGAAGCAGAGCAAGGATATGAGATTTTGAAGCAGCTGCTTGACACTGACGAAGGTTCGAGAAGGATAGGAGAAGTTGCTCTTGTGCCAAATGATTCGCCTATTTCAAATTCAGGGCTTCTTTATTATCAAACATTATTTGACGAAAATGCCTCAAACCACTTAGCATTGGGTGCTGCATACCCAACTAATGTAAAAAATGGAACAAAAATGACAGAAGACGAATTAAAGGAAGCTCACATTAATCAATCAATTTCGCATGTTGATTTTATGATTGGTGATTCTGAAATGGATATTGACGGAATTTTAGAAGATGGAACGAGAATTCCTGTATTTAGAAAAGGAAATTGGGCTTTTTAA
- a CDS encoding chorismate mutase, with protein MKCDSLEEVRENIDNIDDKIIKLIAQRSDYVKQAAYFKKSKIDVKAADRVEK; from the coding sequence ATGAAATGTGACAGCTTGGAAGAAGTGAGAGAAAATATTGATAATATAGATGATAAAATTATAAAATTAATTGCACAGCGTTCAGATTATGTAAAACAGGCTGCTTATTTTAAAAAGTCAAAAATAGATGTAAAAGCAGCTGATAGAGTTGAAAAATAA
- the der gene encoding ribosome biogenesis GTPase Der: protein MKYTVAIVGRPNVGKSTLFNKLVGDRLSIVKDEPGVTRDRLYREMEWSGKEFILVDTGGLEPRTEDFMMAKIKQQAQVAIDEADVIIFLVDGKAGITGLDEDVATVLRKQDKKVVVAVNKIDNYMRDQENIFEFYGLGFEEVIGISGEHKTNLGDLLDAVINKFEDKKIKQTEDGLNIAILGRPNAGKSSLVNKLLNEERSIVSDIAGTTRDTIDSSLKYNGETYTLIDTAGIRRKSKVEDDIEYYSVLRAMKSIKRANVCVLMLDATELLTDQDKRIAGMIYEERKPIIIAINKWDLIEKDNNSVKEFTELVKADLAFLDYAPIVTISALTGKRTLNILEQAKFINEEYHKKITTGLLNQILSEMIAQNPVPTRKGRAVKINYATQVNQAPPKFVFFANNPELIHFSYQRYIENKLREYFGFEGCPIDIVFNKKSEKDFG from the coding sequence ATGAAATATACAGTAGCAATTGTTGGTAGACCCAATGTGGGAAAATCAACGTTATTTAATAAGCTAGTGGGAGATCGGCTGTCTATTGTGAAGGATGAGCCGGGAGTTACTAGAGATAGGCTTTATCGTGAGATGGAGTGGAGCGGGAAAGAATTTATACTGGTGGATACTGGTGGGCTTGAGCCTCGAACTGAGGATTTTATGATGGCGAAAATTAAGCAGCAGGCACAAGTTGCGATTGATGAAGCGGATGTAATTATATTTTTAGTTGATGGAAAAGCTGGGATTACTGGGCTTGATGAAGATGTGGCAACTGTACTTAGAAAACAGGATAAGAAAGTTGTTGTGGCTGTAAACAAAATTGATAATTATATGCGTGATCAGGAAAATATTTTTGAATTTTATGGGCTGGGATTTGAGGAGGTTATTGGAATTTCTGGGGAGCATAAGACAAATTTGGGAGATTTGCTGGATGCTGTAATTAACAAATTTGAAGATAAAAAGATAAAACAAACTGAAGATGGACTTAATATTGCTATTTTAGGAAGACCAAATGCTGGAAAATCTTCGCTTGTAAATAAACTTTTAAATGAAGAGCGTTCTATTGTAAGTGATATTGCGGGAACAACGAGAGATACGATTGATTCCAGCTTGAAATATAATGGAGAAACTTATACTTTAATTGATACGGCGGGAATTCGTAGAAAGTCAAAAGTGGAAGATGATATTGAGTATTACAGTGTATTACGTGCAATGAAATCTATAAAAAGGGCGAATGTGTGTGTGCTTATGCTGGATGCAACAGAGCTTTTGACAGATCAGGACAAGAGAATCGCTGGAATGATTTATGAGGAAAGAAAACCGATTATTATTGCTATAAATAAATGGGATTTGATTGAAAAAGATAATAATAGTGTAAAGGAATTTACTGAACTTGTGAAGGCTGATCTGGCGTTTTTGGATTATGCGCCGATTGTTACGATTTCGGCATTGACTGGAAAAAGAACTTTGAATATTTTGGAGCAGGCTAAATTTATTAATGAAGAATATCATAAAAAGATAACTACTGGTCTTTTGAATCAAATTTTGTCAGAAATGATAGCACAAAATCCAGTTCCAACAAGAAAAGGACGGGCAGTAAAAATAAATTATGCAACACAAGTGAACCAAGCACCGCCAAAATTTGTATTTTTTGCAAACAATCCAGAATTGATACATTTTTCTTATCAAAGATATATTGAAAATAAATTAAGAGAATATTTTGGATTTGAAGGATGTCCGATTGACATTGTATTTAATAAAAAAAGTGAAAAGGATTTTGGATAA
- a CDS encoding AI-2E family transporter, whose translation MKFYDEEKLLKLRNILIVTVLALLALLLFFRVYDNFAKPIRLVTSTIFPFILSFIIVYCLMPFIDMISEKDKNDSFLKNSKLDELEKVEKMNISDSEKRKKIELFNEISQSNKKKRIKLNRTFAILLVLTVFFIIFLYIVLTIVPIFTKQVSSLIDFLLKNQGKLQNNFFEFLERNNIDLKSSLISSKDIIVSNVIKVLSSSFSLISSTFSLLFMTPIFTIMLIFSYDNIENGVKRVLRNMDREDLIILIKNMDETIGKYILVTALDSMIVGVVSFIIFYFLKMDYSMLFSVIIGFGNVIPFIGPFIGLIPAILYAFTKSFKLVIFIVVLITIVQTIEANIVKPWLTGKSVEMHPITTLLVVLIGGALFGIGGAFIAIPVYIIVKLTFLFFWEKYTVNNKLNEKRK comes from the coding sequence ATGAAATTTTACGATGAAGAAAAACTGTTAAAATTAAGAAATATTTTAATTGTAACTGTATTGGCACTTTTGGCACTTTTACTGTTTTTTAGAGTTTATGATAATTTTGCAAAACCGATAAGGCTTGTTACAAGTACGATTTTTCCGTTTATTTTATCGTTTATAATTGTATATTGCCTTATGCCTTTTATTGATATGATAAGTGAAAAGGACAAAAATGACAGTTTTTTAAAAAATAGTAAACTTGATGAGCTGGAAAAAGTGGAAAAGATGAATATAAGCGATTCAGAGAAAAGAAAAAAAATAGAGCTATTTAATGAAATTTCACAGAGTAATAAGAAAAAGCGAATTAAATTAAATCGTACATTTGCAATTTTGCTTGTACTGACTGTATTTTTTATCATTTTTCTTTATATTGTTTTGACAATTGTACCGATATTTACAAAGCAAGTATCGAGTCTTATTGATTTTTTGCTAAAGAATCAGGGAAAACTTCAAAATAACTTTTTTGAATTTCTTGAAAGAAACAATATTGACCTTAAAAGTTCTTTGATAAGTTCTAAGGATATAATTGTATCAAATGTTATAAAAGTATTAAGTTCAAGTTTTTCATTGATAAGCAGTACATTTAGCTTGTTGTTTATGACTCCTATTTTTACGATAATGCTTATTTTTAGTTATGACAATATTGAAAATGGAGTTAAGCGAGTATTGCGGAATATGGATAGGGAAGATTTAATCATTCTTATAAAAAATATGGACGAAACAATTGGGAAATATATTCTTGTAACGGCACTTGACAGTATGATAGTTGGAGTTGTGTCATTTATAATATTTTATTTTTTGAAAATGGATTACAGTATGCTTTTTTCAGTAATTATAGGTTTTGGAAATGTGATTCCATTTATTGGACCGTTTATTGGATTGATTCCAGCTATACTTTATGCTTTTACAAAATCATTTAAATTAGTGATTTTTATTGTAGTGTTAATTACAATTGTACAAACTATAGAGGCGAATATTGTAAAACCTTGGCTTACTGGAAAATCTGTAGAAATGCATCCAATTACGACACTTCTGGTAGTTCTTATTGGAGGAGCGTTATTTGGAATTGGAGGAGCATTTATTGCAATTCCTGTATATATCATTGTTAAATTAACTTTCCTATTTTTTTGGGAAAAATATACTGTAAATAATAAATTAAATGAAAAAAGGAAGTGA
- a CDS encoding MarR family winged helix-turn-helix transcriptional regulator: MDNKGKMEIQKCIYFSISKMFRIVNKIAEESFEKIDIYPTHGFLMIILKEEENGLTVNQISETLAIAPSTVTRFVDKLIAKGYVKREKSGKNSITKITAEGLKIIPDIYKSWDGISEKIEEVIGNEEYLRKTGESFKEFADVLGKDKKYDKISEDFDFWII, from the coding sequence ATGGATAATAAGGGAAAAATGGAAATTCAAAAATGTATTTATTTTTCAATTTCAAAAATGTTTAGAATAGTTAATAAAATAGCGGAAGAATCATTTGAAAAAATAGATATTTATCCGACACATGGATTTTTGATGATTATATTAAAGGAAGAGGAAAACGGGCTTACAGTAAATCAGATATCTGAAACATTAGCAATAGCTCCATCGACAGTTACACGATTTGTGGATAAATTAATTGCTAAGGGATATGTGAAAAGGGAAAAATCTGGGAAAAATTCAATTACTAAAATAACTGCAGAAGGATTAAAAATAATACCTGACATTTATAAATCGTGGGATGGAATTTCAGAAAAAATAGAAGAAGTTATAGGAAATGAAGAATATTTAAGAAAAACTGGCGAAAGTTTTAAGGAATTTGCAGATGTGCTTGGAAAAGATAAAAAATATGATAAGATAAGTGAAGATTTTGATTTTTGGATTATATAA
- the tpiA gene encoding triose-phosphate isomerase, which produces MRKVIVAGNWKMNKTAKEAAQFFNELKPLVADVKNAGIVIGAPFTALETATRETAGSNIEIAAENMNAKESGAYTGEVSPLMLKDLGVEYVILGHSERREYYHENDEIINEKVKSALAHDLKPILCIGEKLEEREAGTTNDVVKTQIVGGLKDVTAEQMANVVLAYEPVWAIGTGKTATPEQAQEVHAFIRGLLTDLYGKEVAENVTVQYGGSMNDANAADLIAQTDIDGGLVGGASLIPEKFAVIIKAGDAAAK; this is translated from the coding sequence ATGAGAAAAGTAATAGTAGCTGGAAACTGGAAAATGAACAAAACTGCAAAAGAGGCTGCACAATTCTTCAATGAATTAAAACCTTTAGTAGCAGATGTAAAAAATGCAGGAATTGTAATTGGAGCACCTTTTACTGCATTAGAAACAGCAACTAGAGAAACTGCAGGAAGCAACATTGAAATCGCTGCTGAAAATATGAACGCTAAAGAAAGCGGAGCATATACTGGAGAAGTTTCGCCATTGATGTTAAAGGATTTAGGTGTGGAATATGTAATTTTAGGACATTCTGAAAGAAGAGAATATTACCATGAAAATGATGAAATCATCAATGAAAAAGTAAAATCAGCATTGGCTCATGATTTAAAACCAATCTTATGTATTGGAGAAAAATTGGAAGAAAGAGAAGCTGGAACTACTAATGATGTTGTAAAAACTCAAATTGTTGGCGGATTAAAAGATGTTACAGCTGAACAAATGGCAAATGTTGTACTTGCTTATGAACCAGTATGGGCAATTGGAACAGGTAAAACTGCAACTCCTGAACAAGCTCAAGAAGTTCACGCATTCATTAGAGGATTATTAACTGACTTATACGGAAAAGAAGTTGCAGAAAACGTAACAGTTCAATACGGTGGATCAATGAACGATGCAAATGCAGCTGACTTAATTGCTCAAACAGACATTGACGGTGGATTAGTAGGAGGAGCAAGTTTGATTCCTGAAAAATTCGCTGTAATAATAAAAGCTGGAGATGCAGCAGCTAAATAA
- the secG gene encoding preprotein translocase subunit SecG encodes MLENLLIVALVILSIIMISVILLQPDRSQGLAKSSANILDEEKEGIEKFTEIVATLFLVVAILFQIVR; translated from the coding sequence GTGTTAGAAAATTTATTAATTGTAGCTTTAGTAATTTTATCAATCATTATGATAAGTGTAATTTTACTACAGCCAGACAGAAGCCAAGGTTTAGCAAAAAGTTCTGCAAATATCTTGGATGAAGAAAAAGAAGGAATTGAAAAATTTACAGAAATCGTTGCAACATTATTTCTAGTCGTTGCAATTTTATTCCAAATTGTAAGATAA
- a CDS encoding PD-(D/E)XK nuclease family protein: MEINYKNIGSDLKVILFEEFRKNEDVLFVFENSASFFEIKREFLRDEEIQQELGIFQNFKMMNSYDFYENLFVTDKIVVKEEKQVVLFYNSLDEKLKKRLEVSSYYDIIDIAYNYYNLFAELQEHKINLEKVELEKWQEELFETLKMVDKKVKETCQLKGLILPYMLRNVKNISDNFLKRYKKIYFVNKVRFSPFEKELVEKFEEKGIIVENILQLLENDFDEKELKISEDFSLPAKEVFNEKNINIEIHEFGSKFGELLGLVRKLEKVEKENKKSSSKNEILKQNYRIFEAQENTEEMKSDYQLLRQKKISSNLEITMKDTKIYRILNLIYNLLDNMKEIEKKGKEKLFLFRVKDFYDAYKSNDLLKIFDLEESYYVFQDLVSKDYKYISKEELERINQEVLEKLEKGNQKEKFKEVYKQRMIAVGKIIKFVEKLEEIYKYRTLKEYSDYLEKIYLDNEEKVKQDKNVKDKYFEALSEMVVLEDFSFDNLWDKFFDENVSSNLLKLFLKYLDKKSIGLNLEDSIEDESEDTFSINSFANISENAKENIIILNLQDSFPKVKIHNFLFSKVQRAKMGLPTSDDKKLIGIFKIYQNILAAKNVYLAYVKDLESNVDSASVIEELKLKYGIGVIKGEISEAEELFFAKKYFLKDRTEKWVQKEIGEFIPSKLEKNFEKIKNEKLSLGYYSFEKMRDFEYGYYLEKAIGEQEAEEIEDEINVKIFGTIIHAFYENVVMENKAALENKIFKIDRDQLSEILKRVLNSFDYKVPKEYLEFYRKVSFEEILNSAEKYFMEFTEKLKEEEDIEIHFEERIKLSSEKELFENVFVNGVTDLHIKTSDKDYLFDYKSGKLKDSKKGYKNYKVDKALEQLDYYSLMLENDGEKKIEKIVVDTWEGKLVSDERNEDKILTKKTVEEIITRYQTEKYYDLGNFKDPKNYFYKEYKNICRGEDEVGDEEE, translated from the coding sequence ATGGAAATTAACTACAAAAATATTGGATCTGATTTAAAAGTTATATTGTTTGAGGAATTTAGGAAAAATGAAGATGTGCTTTTTGTATTTGAAAATTCGGCTTCGTTTTTTGAGATTAAAAGGGAGTTTTTACGAGATGAGGAGATACAGCAGGAATTAGGCATTTTTCAGAATTTCAAGATGATGAATAGCTATGATTTTTATGAAAATCTGTTTGTTACTGATAAAATTGTTGTGAAAGAGGAAAAGCAAGTTGTCCTGTTTTACAATTCGTTGGATGAAAAGTTGAAAAAGAGATTGGAAGTGTCGAGTTATTATGATATTATCGACATTGCCTATAATTATTACAATTTGTTTGCGGAATTACAGGAACATAAGATTAATTTGGAAAAGGTTGAATTGGAAAAATGGCAGGAAGAATTGTTTGAGACGCTGAAAATGGTTGATAAAAAGGTGAAGGAAACTTGTCAGCTGAAGGGTCTGATTTTGCCATATATGCTTAGAAATGTGAAAAATATTTCGGATAATTTTTTGAAAAGATATAAAAAGATTTATTTTGTGAATAAAGTCAGATTTTCTCCGTTTGAAAAGGAACTTGTGGAAAAATTTGAGGAAAAAGGGATAATTGTGGAAAATATTTTACAATTGTTGGAAAATGATTTTGATGAAAAAGAATTGAAAATATCTGAAGACTTTTCATTACCAGCGAAGGAAGTTTTTAATGAAAAGAATATAAATATTGAAATTCATGAATTTGGCAGTAAATTTGGAGAATTGCTGGGGCTGGTTAGAAAATTGGAGAAAGTTGAGAAAGAGAATAAAAAGTCAAGCAGCAAAAATGAGATTCTAAAACAAAATTATCGGATTTTTGAAGCACAAGAAAATACAGAAGAGATGAAAAGTGATTATCAGCTTTTGAGACAGAAAAAGATTTCTTCAAATTTGGAAATAACAATGAAGGATACGAAAATATACCGAATCTTGAATTTGATTTATAATTTGCTAGATAATATGAAGGAAATTGAGAAAAAAGGCAAGGAAAAATTATTTTTATTTCGAGTGAAAGATTTTTATGATGCCTATAAGTCGAATGATTTGTTGAAGATTTTTGACTTGGAAGAGAGTTATTATGTTTTTCAGGATTTGGTTTCAAAAGATTATAAGTATATTTCAAAAGAGGAATTGGAGCGAATAAATCAAGAAGTTTTGGAAAAATTGGAAAAAGGAAACCAAAAGGAAAAATTTAAGGAAGTTTATAAACAAAGGATGATAGCTGTTGGTAAAATTATTAAATTTGTTGAAAAGCTGGAAGAGATCTATAAGTATAGGACATTGAAGGAATATAGCGATTATTTGGAAAAAATTTATTTGGATAATGAGGAGAAAGTGAAACAGGACAAGAATGTAAAAGACAAGTATTTTGAGGCTTTGTCAGAAATGGTTGTGCTGGAAGATTTTAGCTTTGACAATTTGTGGGATAAATTTTTTGATGAAAATGTTTCATCTAATTTATTGAAATTGTTTTTGAAATATTTGGATAAAAAATCAATTGGATTGAACTTGGAAGACAGTATTGAAGATGAATCTGAAGATACTTTTTCAATAAATTCCTTTGCAAATATTTCTGAAAATGCGAAGGAAAATATAATTATTTTAAATTTACAGGATTCATTTCCAAAAGTGAAAATTCATAACTTTTTGTTTTCAAAAGTTCAGCGTGCGAAAATGGGTCTTCCTACAAGTGACGATAAAAAATTGATTGGAATATTTAAAATTTATCAAAATATTCTTGCAGCGAAAAATGTGTATTTGGCGTATGTTAAGGATTTGGAAAGCAATGTTGATTCGGCGAGTGTTATTGAGGAATTGAAGTTGAAGTATGGAATTGGAGTTATAAAAGGTGAGATAAGTGAAGCAGAAGAACTTTTTTTTGCAAAGAAATATTTTTTGAAGGACAGAACAGAGAAATGGGTGCAAAAGGAAATTGGAGAGTTTATTCCATCGAAATTGGAGAAAAATTTTGAAAAAATAAAAAATGAAAAATTGAGTTTGGGATATTATTCATTTGAGAAAATGAGAGATTTTGAGTATGGATATTATTTGGAAAAAGCGATAGGTGAGCAGGAAGCTGAAGAAATTGAAGATGAAATAAATGTTAAGATTTTTGGAACGATAATTCATGCTTTTTATGAGAATGTTGTTATGGAGAATAAGGCAGCTTTGGAAAATAAAATTTTTAAGATTGATCGGGATCAGTTATCAGAAATTTTGAAAAGAGTTCTGAATTCATTTGATTACAAGGTTCCTAAGGAATATTTAGAATTTTATAGAAAAGTTTCGTTTGAAGAAATTTTAAATTCGGCAGAGAAATATTTCATGGAATTTACTGAAAAATTGAAAGAGGAAGAGGATATCGAAATTCATTTTGAGGAAAGAATAAAGCTCTCTTCAGAAAAAGAATTGTTTGAAAATGTGTTTGTTAATGGAGTTACGGATTTACATATAAAAACTAGTGATAAGGATTATTTATTTGATTATAAATCTGGGAAATTGAAAGACAGTAAAAAAGGTTATAAAAATTATAAGGTTGACAAGGCATTGGAACAGTTGGATTATTATTCGTTAATGCTGGAAAATGATGGAGAGAAAAAAATTGAGAAAATAGTTGTTGATACTTGGGAAGGGAAATTGGTGTCAGATGAAAGAAATGAAGATAAGATATTAACTAAAAAAACTGTTGAAGAAATTATTACAAGATATCAAACTGAAAAATATTATGATTTAGGGAATTTTAAAGATCCAAAAAATTATTTTTACAAAGAGTATAAAAATATTTGCAGAGGGGAGGATGAAGTAGGTGATGAGGAAGAATAA